The DNA region GACGGCTTTCTTCTGGAGTTCCTGGATGCGACGAAGCTGCAGTTCCTCCGACCGCTTGTCCTCTAGGCTGTCCTTGGCTGCCTGCGTGTCATCACGCGCTTCGCCCAATTCGTGCGAGGATTCCTGCAGTTGTTCCTTCACCGACTGGAAGGCGTCGAGGTCAGAGAAGAAATCAGAGAGATTACGACCGGAGAGAGCGAACTCGGCGATGGAATAGTCATCGATGACAGCAGTCTTGCGGATGAGCTGAGCGAGGGACTCCCGCTCCCGCTCCATCTTGGAAGAGAGCACGCCGATAGTCTGCTGCTTGCCGTCGATCTCGCGAGAGAGGCGCTGGATGGAGAGGTTGCGGGCCTGGAGAGAGAGCTGGGCCTCTTTGATACGGGCATTGAGAATGGCCACGTCACGCTGGAGAGAAGCGGACTGCTGGCGGGTTGAATCCAGAATCTTGCGCTGGCCAGCAATCTGATTTTCGATATTGCGGAGCTCCGCCTCAAGCGCCGCACGCTCAGCCGGAGAGAGTTCCGCAGCAGAAGCCGACCCGAAGAGAGAGGCTACGAGCAGAAGCAAGGCGCAGAGGGCGCCGACAATACGAAAAACGCGAGGCATACTTTTCAAGGATAGCACAAAGGCGCTCCCCTCGGAGCGCCTTTGTGTGGAATTTCTGTAAAAAGTGTTACTTGTCGCCCTTTTCCTCTGCTCCTTCTTCTCCTTCCTCTTCCTTCTTGCCCTTCTTCTCCACTTCGATGTCCTCCAGGTTCATCGGAGTCTCGTCCGCCTTCTCTTCGTGAGGCTGAGTGATAGCAGCGACTACTTCCTCAGGATCTGCCATAGCGACGACACCTGCTGGGAGGACGATGTCCTTCACCAGAATCTGGCTCTCAAAGGTAGAGAGACCGGTCACATCCACCGTGAGTGCGTGCGGGAGATCCTTCGGCATCGCTTCAACCTCAAGCTCATGGAGCACTTTCACCAGGATACCGCCGAGGCTCTTGACCGCCTCCGGTACGCCTTCGAAGTGTATCTGTACGGCAACCTGCACCTTCTTGCCCTTCTCTAGTACGTAAAAATCAGCGTGGCGAGGCTCGCCCTTGATAGGGTCAAAGTCTACCGCCTGGATGAGGGTCTCGAGTTCGCGCTCGCCGTCCTTGAGGATGACCACGGAAGACTCGCCAGCCTCCTTCCAGGCCTTCTTGAAGAGCCCGCGAGAGAGCTCGATCGGGGTGGTCGCCTCCTTGTGACCGTAGAAAACAGCAGGCATAACCGTCTCGGGAAGGCGGGATCCGGCCTTACCGATGATTGTGCGGCGTTTGACTTCGAGAGTAATCATGAGGAGCAGTCTACCTAAAAGGCCAGATTTTGCAACCCAGGATGGGCTGGAGAGGCTAGGCCTTGACCGCGTTCGGTGCTATCCCCGTCTCAAAGAAGGAAAGGACGTTCTCCGCCGCTATGGTACTCATCTTCTCGCGGGTCTCCCCTGTAGCCGAAGCTATATGCGGGGTGAGGATGACATTTGGGAGCGAGGCTAAGCCCGGAGCGAGCGCAGGCTCATTTTCGAACACATCGAGCGCCGCGCCGCGGATGACTCCTCCCTTAAGGGCCTCTACCAGCGCCACTTCATCAATGACCGGACCCCGGGAAGTGTTCACCAAAAAAGCAGACGGCTTCATCATTCCCAAGCGCTCCTTATTAAGAAGGTGCTGAGTCGAAGGCAGTAGCGGCACGTGGATGGTAACCGCATCCGCAACAGCGAGCACTTCCTCCGGCGTCGCGTAATAGGTGGCGCGGTATTCCTGCTCCAGCTGTTCGTTCCTCTTCACGTCGTAATAGGCGACATTCATATCGAAACCGCGGCTGAGATGATGTGCCACGCGCGCACCGATACGACCCGCTCCGAGAATACCGAGCGTCTTGTGCGAGAGGTCCGTACCAAGAAGAAGGAGCGGATCCCAGCCTACGTACTTCCCTTCCTTGGTGAAGCGATCCCCCTCCGTCACCCGCGAAGCCAGCGCCAAGAGAAGCGCCACCGTGTGTTCCGCCACCGTCTCGGTGAGCACGTCCGGCGTGTTAGAGACGATCACCCCGCGCTCCTTTGCCGCCTCCAGGTCTATATTATTGAAACCCACCGCATAGTTGGCGAAGATCTTCGCCTGCGGAGCCGCATCAAATACTTCCCCATCTATCTTATCCGTAAGCAGACAGAGCACTGCGTCATAGGGCTTCGCCCTGAGAGCGGAGACAAGCTCCTCTTTGCTAAGCACGCCATCCTTGGAACTCACGTCTACCACACATCCTTTCGATTCCAGTAATTTAATGCCGCTCTCCGGTATGCGACGGGTCACGAAGACTGTTTTCATGCGAGAAGTATATCAAAAAGAAAAGCGGCGCCCCCGGTGAGAGGGCGCCGCCGTGCCGCATTTCTGCAGCCTAGAAATTCCTGCCGACGTCGCCGCCGTCACTTCCTCCGCTTTGAACCGGCTCAGGAGAGAGGTCGACCGTGTCCATGAGCACCTCGCAGGTGATCCTCTGGTCCACGAACACGACCCTGAGATATCCATCGATGGGATACGGCCAGTAGGGAGCGGGCTGAATGGCGATTACGACTCCGGGGACGATATAGCGAGCCGAATATTCGTTGCCGAAGACCATGAAGACCCAGCGGGTCAGCGAGCGGATGTCTTTACCTGCGAAGTTCCTGATGACACCCCCCGCTTCCAAAGGCAGGCTCGGACAGAAGGCCGACATGTCTTTCAGCGCCCCCGCGAGAAACTCGCGGGCGTCTCCTTTCGGATCCGCCTTACAGTGAGCGCGCAGAAGGCCGGTATCTCCGAGAAGACCTCCGCCAATGAAGCTGAGGCGACACCGATCCTCCCGGACAGAAGCAGAGGAGACACAGTGCGGCGGCTCGAGTTCAGTGAATGTGCACCGAATCTCCTGCCCGTTGACATAGACAGTGAAGCCGCCGCCAGCGGGAGGCAGAGGAGATGACCCAACTTCTTTCGGGACAACCGTGATGCCCGCAGAAGCCGAGATCGAACTTGCGCAAAACGCGATGGCAAGGAACAGAAGGGACAGAATACGCATTAGGAATCTCCTGTGAGCGCAGTGATGTTTCGCGTCTGACATTACCACACTTTACATATATTTGTCAAGCATTCGAGTTTGCCTAACACGCTTGTGTGATAAAATACTTATATGTCGAAGCCCTTTGATCTCGTAGCTATCGGCGACACCGCCACTGATGCATTCATCCGCCTCAAGGAGGCGCACGTCAATTGCCGTATCGATACGAAAGCCTGCGAGATATGCATGAGCTTCGGGGACAAGATCCCCTACGAATCTGCCACCATAATCGCCGGCGTGGGTAATAGCGCGAACGCAGCCGTTTCTGGCGCGCGCCTCGGCCTCTCTACCGCCCTCGTAAGCGACATCGGAAATGATCTCTACGGCAAAGAAGTCCTTGCTTCCCTCTCTGGCAATCGCGTGGCTACCGACTTCGTCCGCACCCACGAGAAGAAGACGACGAACTATCACTACGTGCTCTGGTATGGCGCGGAGCGCACGATACTCGTGAAGCACGAGGAGTATCTCTACGCTCTCCCCGACATCGGCGAACCAAGATGGGTCTACCTCAGCTCGCTTGGTGCAAACTCCGTCTCATACCACCGAGACATTTTGAAATATCTGCTCGATCACCCCCGCATCAAGCTCGCTTTTCAGCCAGGGACGTTTCAGATAAAGATAGGACCTTCGGAGTTAAAGCTTCTGTATAAGCGCACGGACATATTTTTCTCGAACCTAGAGGAAGCGCAAACTATCACCGGCATAAAAGCCAAGGACGTAGGACTCCTCCTTAAAGGCATGGCCGAACTCGGACCAAAGATAGTCGTGCTTACGGACGGCCCGCGCGGCGCCTACGCGTATGAAAATGGAAGCATGAGGAGCATGCCTGCCTACCCTGATCCTAAACCTCCTCTGGAGCGCACCGGAGCAGGTGACGCTTTCTCCTCAAGCGTAGTTGCCGCACTCGCTCAAGGAAAGACCCTCCAGGAAGGCTTTGAATGGGGCATGATCAACGCTATGTCAGTGACCCAGCACATAGGTGCTCAAGAAGGCCTCCTCACCCAAGCGGATATCTCCGCCCTTCTTTCGAAAGCGCCCTCTAATTTTAAATTCCAGAAACTCGTTTAGAGACTCTTCGCTGCCGCAACTATGTGGCTCACCCCCATCCCGTAGTGTTCCAGAAGCTCCTCAGGCTTGCCTGATTGACCGAAGACATCGCGTACACCGACAAAGGTAATTCTCGCTGGCTCCTCCTCTCCAAGGAGTTCTGCTACCGCCGAGCCCATGCCGCCAGCCACCTGATGCTCTTCTACGGTTACTACCTTGTGTGTCTTACGAACAGACTGAAGTAGTGTCTCTTTGTCTAAAGGTTTGATGGTCGAAAGATTAATAACCTCCGTCTGCACCCCCTCACTCTCAAGCTGCTTAGCGGCCACGAGCGCCTTATGCACCAAAGCACCCACCGCGACGATGGTTACCGCAGGCTTCTCGCTCGTCCACAGTACCTGCGCCTTCCCTATCTCAAACGGCGTATCCTCCGTGGTAATGATGGGAGTCTTCTCACGCGCCAAGCGGATATATACCGGAGTCTTGGTCTTGGCTGCGGCGACAGTGGCTTTCTTGGCTTCAATGCTGTCGCACGGAGAAATCACTACCATCCGCGGGATGACGCGCATGATGGCGATATCCTCGATGGCCTGATGCGTACCGCCGTCCGGTCCCACGGAAACACCTGCATGCGAACCCACTATCTTCACAGGTCGATCGTTGTAGCAGATGGTGGTACGGATCTGCTCCCAGTTACGTCCTGGACTGAACATCGCGTAGGAAGTAATGAAAGGAATCTTGCCCATGGCCGCCATACCACTCGCTACCGCCGCAAGATTTTGCTCCGCTACGCCCATCTCCACAAAACGCTGTGCGAACTTGGCTTTAAAAAGATGCATCTGCGTGGAATCGGTGAGATCAGCACAAAGACCAACCACTCTCTCATCCGCCTCCCCAGCAGCAAGGAGCCCCTCACCGAAGCCCTTGCGAATTGGTGCCTGTTCGACGTCAGCATCGAAGAGCTTGAGGTTTAGTTTTGAATCAGGATTCAACATAGTACGAACCTAGGCATCTTTTTGCCCTCCCATTCTACCTCGCTGAAGAAAATCTTGAGTGGGCGAAAATATATTTTGCCATCTTCTTGGCGCATATAGGCAACCAGCTCTTCTCCCGTTTCAGAATGTTTGCCCAAGCAGATAATCTTGTAGTGATTACCCTTGTAGTGCCGCCACACTTGCCCGGGGTTGAGTTCCATATTATTTATTCTTATGCGTCCAAATATTATTCCACCAATCTGACGGTTTCTCTGAAAAAATAACCTCTCCGAGGCGTTTCGCGCTTTCCGTGCGCAAAAGCTGAAGCTGCTTGTTCCCAGAAGCCAATCCATCGCTTGAGTCCTTACCAGTCAGCCAAAGCTCGGCTTCCCGGCTGCCTTGCCAAGCATATTCCTTAAGAAGCAAGAGTTGGTCTAGAATGTCGGCATCTTTCGCGATGATCGCTTCCTTGCTCTCCCGCGCGTCATATTCTCCCGCCAAGTCTCTTAAATCATTAAAGGGTAAAGTGCCTAATTGATCTTTCCGTATTTCTTCCTCAAAAATCTTCACATACCTTTTGTGCACCCAGTTATGATCACCGGTACGCGCCTCGGACATATCATGACATAGGCACATCATCACGACCTTATACGGATCAGCCTTCTCCATCTTCGCTAGGAACCAGCCGATAAGTCCGACGCGATATGAATGAGTGGCGATATTGTCCGAGGTATCGTCAATAAGCAAGGTTTGCCGATGCATCCGCGGCACCCTCCTTAGAGTTCCTATTTCAAAGAGAAATTGAGTAATTTTCTTGTCGTCCATATAGATAAGCTATTCTACTGCTCCCAGAGCTTTTAACGCCATCTCCCCTTCCTCCTTTAAGGGCGGCTTTCCGTGCCACTCGAACTTCTTCTCGAAAGCGGGCACGCCCTTGCCGGGGATGGTGTGTGCCAGGATCATAGTTGGCTTTTCGAAAATTGCTTTAGCTTCCTCAATAGCGCCAATAATCTCCTCGAAGTCGTGCCCGTTCACCTCGAGTACATGCCAGTTCCACGCCTCCCACTTCGCGCGAAGAGGCTCAAGCGGCATGATGTCCTCAGTAAAGCCGTCTATCTGTATATTGTTGCGATCAATGAAGCCGATGAGATTGTGGAGCTTCTCCTTACCTGCGAGCATGGCTGCCTCCCAGGTGTTGCCGCAATCGAGCTCTCCGTCCGAGAGCAGCGCATAGACGTAGCGGCCAGAAGCGGAGCCGCGATCAATCCTATCCGCCAAGGCCATGCCCACCGCCTGAGAGAGACCAGAACCGAGAGGTCCCGAGCTCGTCTCAATCCCCGGCAGCCATTCCCGATGCGGATGTCCCTGGAGCGCCGAACCAAATGTGCGGAGCGTCTCAAGTTTCTCTAATGGGAAATACCCCGCATGAGCCATGGTGGCATAGAGTACTGGGCAGATGTGGCCATTGGAGAGCACGAGGCGATCGCGATCTTCCCAGAGAGGATCTTTGGGATTATGACGCAGAGAGTGGAAATAGAGTGCAGTGAAAATGTCCGCCATACCCAAAGGACCAGCAGTGTGCCCTGAGCCAGCAGCCATGAGCATCTTGATGATGGAGATGCGTATGGCATTCGCCTGCTGCTCCAACCTTTTTATCGTCTGATCATCAAGGTGCTCCATATATTTAAAGATTCGCGAGATATTCTACCGCCGCTCCCGGATGCGGATTAGCGAAGAGGAAAGAGCCGGAGACGAGACGCGTTGCCCCCCGCTCCGCAAGGAGCGGGGCCGTCTCCTTGTTCACTCCTCCGTCGATGCTGATGACGAGGTCGGGATACGCTTCGCGGAGTTCCGATATCCGATCGAGCACCCGCTCGTCAAAGGGCTCTCCTTGATACCCTCTCTCCGCGATACCCATGAGCTGCACCGCATCGATCGCAGAGACGTACGGCAAGAGATCTTCAAGCGGAGTATCGTTCCCAATCGCAAAAACGAGCTCCACGGAGACCAGACTCTCTCCCGGATTACCATACGTCTCCCGGAACCAGCGGATGAAGCCAGCTGGATCACTGAGAGTCTCAAGGTGCACTACAATACGGCTCGCGCCCGCCTTGATCCACTCTTCCGCATAGCGCGCAGGCTCTGCGACCATGAGATCTGCTTCATAGTTCACCTTGTCCCACTGCGGAAGACCTACGTCTTCATTCTCGAGAAGTGAGAATTCCTCCTCTCCTTTCCCAAGATACGGCCAGGTGCGCCGCCCTGGCACGAAGCGCCCATCGAGCACGTCTACTTGGATCGTGTCCACATAGGGAGCGATGAGCTCCACCTTCTCAGAGAGATCTGCGAAACTCTCGGGCAATATGGCAGGGACAACTTCCATTAGTTTGAGTCTAGTTTAGCGATGCGGCGGACATGCCGCTCTTCTTTGGAAAAAGAAGTTTCGAGCCAAACTTTCACCGCCTCCTCTGCTTCAGTAGTAGAAACAAAACGCGCGCCGAGGGAAAGCACGTTGGCATCATTGTGCTCGCGAGAGAGGCGGATGACGTCGAGTGATCCGCCATAGTAGACCGCGGCGCGAATCCCATTAAAACGATTAGCAGCAATAGCCTCACCCTGGCCGGAACCTCCGAGCACGATCCCCTTCACGGAGTGGGGCTCCTTGAGCACCTCTTCCGTAACAAGTCGCACCATGTCCGGATAGTCATCCGTCGGGTCTTCGCTGTAGGGACCCTTATCCACAGCGATGTAGCCAAGATTATTCAAATATTCGACCAAATGGTTCTTGAGGGCGAAGCCTGCGTGGTCGGAAGAGAGGTAGATGGTCATACGGGAGAGTCAGAGTGCAGCAGTTAGTTTCTTTATATGCTCGACGAGGGTATACGCATACCCCATTTCGGTGTCGTACCAGGCGAGGCAGTTTTTTAAAAAAAGTCCTGCAGTCATTGGATTTTATTGTACCATCGAGATCCCTTAGAGGGAAAATCCCGCTCGCTCGCTTTTAGAACACCCCATGCGAGAGGTTCTCTAAACGCGAGCGAGATTGTCTTATTTTCAAAGAGCACCCTAACTATACCGCGCTCCTTACACCTTGCAAACACCCCCCTAGCCTACCCCTTACGCCCCGCAAGCTCTGGATACTTCCTCCGGACAAGCGGATGCTCCAAGGCTTTCTTATCGCCCAG from Candidatus Parcubacteria bacterium includes:
- a CDS encoding transketolase family protein, translated to MLNPDSKLNLKLFDADVEQAPIRKGFGEGLLAAGEADERVVGLCADLTDSTQMHLFKAKFAQRFVEMGVAEQNLAAVASGMAAMGKIPFITSYAMFSPGRNWEQIRTTICYNDRPVKIVGSHAGVSVGPDGGTHQAIEDIAIMRVIPRMVVISPCDSIEAKKATVAAAKTKTPVYIRLAREKTPIITTEDTPFEIGKAQVLWTSEKPAVTIVAVGALVHKALVAAKQLESEGVQTEVINLSTIKPLDKETLLQSVRKTHKVVTVEEHQVAGGMGSAVAELLGEEEPARITFVGVRDVFGQSGKPEELLEHYGMGVSHIVAAAKSL
- a CDS encoding D-glycerate dehydrogenase, which gives rise to MKTVFVTRRIPESGIKLLESKGCVVDVSSKDGVLSKEELVSALRAKPYDAVLCLLTDKIDGEVFDAAPQAKIFANYAVGFNNIDLEAAKERGVIVSNTPDVLTETVAEHTVALLLALASRVTEGDRFTKEGKYVGWDPLLLLGTDLSHKTLGILGAGRIGARVAHHLSRGFDMNVAYYDVKRNEQLEQEYRATYYATPEEVLAVADAVTIHVPLLPSTQHLLNKERLGMMKPSAFLVNTSRGPVIDEVALVEALKGGVIRGAALDVFENEPALAPGLASLPNVILTPHIASATGETREKMSTIAAENVLSFFETGIAPNAVKA
- a CDS encoding carbohydrate kinase family protein codes for the protein MSKPFDLVAIGDTATDAFIRLKEAHVNCRIDTKACEICMSFGDKIPYESATIIAGVGNSANAAVSGARLGLSTALVSDIGNDLYGKEVLASLSGNRVATDFVRTHEKKTTNYHYVLWYGAERTILVKHEEYLYALPDIGEPRWVYLSSLGANSVSYHRDILKYLLDHPRIKLAFQPGTFQIKIGPSELKLLYKRTDIFFSNLEEAQTITGIKAKDVGLLLKGMAELGPKIVVLTDGPRGAYAYENGSMRSMPAYPDPKPPLERTGAGDAFSSSVVAALAQGKTLQEGFEWGMINAMSVTQHIGAQEGLLTQADISALLSKAPSNFKFQKLV
- a CDS encoding transketolase, which translates into the protein MEHLDDQTIKRLEQQANAIRISIIKMLMAAGSGHTAGPLGMADIFTALYFHSLRHNPKDPLWEDRDRLVLSNGHICPVLYATMAHAGYFPLEKLETLRTFGSALQGHPHREWLPGIETSSGPLGSGLSQAVGMALADRIDRGSASGRYVYALLSDGELDCGNTWEAAMLAGKEKLHNLIGFIDRNNIQIDGFTEDIMPLEPLRAKWEAWNWHVLEVNGHDFEEIIGAIEEAKAIFEKPTMILAHTIPGKGVPAFEKKFEWHGKPPLKEEGEMALKALGAVE
- a CDS encoding DUF1653 domain-containing protein, giving the protein MELNPGQVWRHYKGNHYKIICLGKHSETGEELVAYMRQEDGKIYFRPLKIFFSEVEWEGKKMPRFVLC
- a CDS encoding RpiB/LacA/LacB family sugar-phosphate isomerase — its product is MTIYLSSDHAGFALKNHLVEYLNNLGYIAVDKGPYSEDPTDDYPDMVRLVTEEVLKEPHSVKGIVLGGSGQGEAIAANRFNGIRAAVYYGGSLDVIRLSREHNDANVLSLGARFVSTTEAEEAVKVWLETSFSKEERHVRRIAKLDSN
- a CDS encoding HD domain-containing protein, translating into MDDKKITQFLFEIGTLRRVPRMHRQTLLIDDTSDNIATHSYRVGLIGWFLAKMEKADPYKVVMMCLCHDMSEARTGDHNWVHKRYVKIFEEEIRKDQLGTLPFNDLRDLAGEYDARESKEAIIAKDADILDQLLLLKEYAWQGSREAELWLTGKDSSDGLASGNKQLQLLRTESAKRLGEVIFSEKPSDWWNNIWTHKNK
- a CDS encoding 50S ribosomal protein L25, with the protein product MITLEVKRRTIIGKAGSRLPETVMPAVFYGHKEATTPIELSRGLFKKAWKEAGESSVVILKDGERELETLIQAVDFDPIKGEPRHADFYVLEKGKKVQVAVQIHFEGVPEAVKSLGGILVKVLHELEVEAMPKDLPHALTVDVTGLSTFESQILVKDIVLPAGVVAMADPEEVVAAITQPHEEKADETPMNLEDIEVEKKGKKEEEGEEGAEEKGDK